The genomic interval GCGTGCGTTCACCACCAGCCCTTCATCTCCCGATTCAGGCAGCAGCGTGCGCGCCGCCGCCTCGAACACGCGCCAGCTGCCGTCGCCGTGCCGGTAGCGGTACTCCACCTCGAAGCTCTCGCCGGGGTGCGCCAGGGCGTAGTCGCGGAGGGAAGCCACCTTCTCCCGGTCGTCCGGGTGCACCATCTCCACCGAGCTGCGGCCCACGCGCTCGGCCGTGTCCCAGCCCAGCAGGCGCGTGGCGGACGGGCTCAGGTAGCGCGTGACGCCGGCGCGGTCGATGATGGCGATCAGGTCGGTCCCGTTCTCGATGAGCGTGCGGAAGTGCTCCTCGCGCCGCTTCAGCTCGCGCTCCCAGCCCTTGCGCTCGGTGATCTCGCGGACCACGGCGACGACCTGGCCGCCCGCCTCCAGCGGCAGCAGGCGCGCCTCGAACTCGCGCGCGCCGTCGTCGGCGGGCAGCGCGTACTCCGCCTGCACCAGGCTGCCGCACTCCACGGTGCGGCGCAGCGCGTCGGCCATCTGCGCGGCGGGGCCGGGGGGCAGCACCTCGGTGATGCGGCGGCCCACGTACTCGGCCGGCGTCGCGTAGCGGGCCGCGTCGTTGCCCGCCTGGCAGTCGCGGATGGTGCCGTCGGGCTCCATGCGGATGTACAGGTCCGGCAGCGCGTGGAACACCGCCTCCAGCTCCGCGCTCTTCTGCACCAGCTCTTCCTCGGCGCGGGCGCGCTCTGCGATCTCCTCCTCCATCGCCATGTTGGTCTCGGCCAGCTCGGCCGTGCGCTCCTCCACGCGGCGCTCCAGCTCGTCGCGCGCCTCGCGCAGGGCACGCTCCGCGTCGCGCTCCACCGTCACGTCCTGGTGCACCAGGATCACCTCGGCGATGGCGCCCGCCTCGTCCTTCACGGGGCAGATCGACGCCTTGATCCAGCGCGGCCCCACCGCCCTTCGCTCCGCCGCCCGCCGCCCGTCCGCCCGTTCCGCCGGCGCGTCCGCATCTTCCGTCTCCCCGTCCACGGCGGGTGAACGGGCCGATGCCGCAGCCTCCTCCCCGCTCGTCTCGGCGATCTCCGACACGACCGCCGCCATCACCGCGCGTTCCGCCGTCGGCCCCGCGTCGGTAGATGCGACCACGTCCACGCATCCCGCCTCCCCAATCGACTCGGCAGATGGGGTGGCTTCCATCGACGCGCCCGCATCTCCCACCCCCGCGGATTCCGCGGATGCGCCCGCATCTTCCGTCCGCGTCCATTCCGTAGATGCGACAGATTCAGAAGATGCAGCCGCTTCGGTAGATGCAGCCCATCCGACGGATGAGGCAGATTCCGCGGATCCAGGGCTCTCGGTCGATGCGATCGGTTCCGTAGAGTCGGGAGATGCAGTGACTTCGGTGGATTCAGCAGCGACCTCGGTCGATTCAGGCGAGAGCGCCGCATCCGCAGATTCGCTCGCCCCGATCGCCTCCGCTGATGCGGTAGTGTCGTCGGATCGGCTCGGCCTTGGCTCCGCGGTGGATGCGGGAGAGCCGGCGGAACCGTTGGATGCGGGCCGGGCCCGGGTGCGGACGGCCAGGCCGGCGTCGAAAAGGGTGGGCGGCAGGTCGCCGCCGCGCCCCTCGAAGCCGCGGCGCACGAGCGGGGCGATCTCGCGCAGCTGCGGGTCGTCCAGCGGGTTGAAGCCGCGCACGTCGTCCACGCCCATCCCGAACATCCGCTCCCACGCGCGGTTCACCTCCAGCGTGCGCCCCTGCGGCGAGAAGATCTGGATGCTGAACGGGAACTGCTCGAACAGCGCCCGGAAGCGCGACTCCGAGCGGCGAAGCGCGTCCTGCGCGGCGGAACGCTCCTCGGTGAGCCGCAGGTTCCGCAGCGCCGTGGCCGCCAGCGAGGCCAGCGCCTCCACTACCTCCACGTCGCGCGGCCCGTACAGCCCCGGCGTGTAGCTCTGCACCGAGACGATGCCCAGCACCTCGTCGCCCGCCACGATGGGCGTGCGGATGGCGGACTCGGCGCGGCGGCCGGTGCCCGCGGGCTCCGCGCCCTTCCCGGCGGGGTCCGCCGAGCTGAGCGTGAGCAGCGACCGCCGCTCGCGCACCACGCGCTCCCCCGGCGTCCCCGCCGCGGCCGAAGACACGTCCGGCGGCGAGTACACCCCCGCGTCGTGCCCGCCGAAGCCGGTGAAGGTGTGCGCCCCCGCGTCGTACCCGAAGATGAAGAACGCGTCGAACGACAGCACGCGCCGGCACGCCTCCTCCAGCACCTGCCGCAGCTCCGCCCGCGACGCCGCACCCACCACCGCCGCGGCGGCCGAGGCCACGGCGCGCATCCGCTCCGCCGTGCTGCGCGCGTCGGCCTCCGCGTGCCGCCGCTCGGTCACGTCGCGGAAGCTCCACACGCGCCCCACCGTCTCGCCGTTCACGCGCTGCGGCTGCGAGTAGCGCTCCAGCACGCGCCCGTCGCGCAGCCGGATCTCGTCGAACGACTCGGCCTCCGGGCATCCGTACAGCTCGCAGATGCGCGCCATGAACGCCTCCGCGTCCACCACCTTCTCGCACGCACCCGCCAGCGCCGCGCCGTCGCCCGCCTTCACCGTGTTGGGCGAGAGGCCCCACATCTCCGCGAACTTGGCGTTCGAGGCCAGCACGGCCCCCGCGTGGTCCACCGCCAGCAGCCCGTCGGCCGTGGACTCCAGCGTGGCGCGCAGCAGCGAGACGGAGCGGTCCAGCGCCGCCGCGCCTTCCACCCGCTCGGTGATGTCGCGCAGGTGCGCGGTGAAGATGGGAGGGCCGTCCAGCGGCACGCGGGTGAGCGTCATCTCCAGCGGCAGCTCGGTGCCGTCCTTACGCATCCCCGTGGTCTCCAGCCGCCGGCCCAGCACCTGCCCGCCCGCCTCGGCCAGGTATCTCCCCGCCGCGTCGCGCAGCCGTTCGGGCACGATCAGGTCGCGCGCGTCGCGGCCCATCGCCTCCGCCGCGGTGTAGCCGAACGTGGCCTCCGCGGCGGGGTTGAAGTCCAGCACGCGCCCGTCCGCCCCCATCACCACCACGCAGTCCAGCGCCGCCCGCATCACCGCCGCAGCGCGCACCCGGGCGCGCAGCAGGTCCTCTTCCGCCCGCCGCCGGTCGTGCGCCTGGAGGGCGATGGTGACCACGTCCGCCAGGTCCGCCGCGAAGCGTCGCTCGTCGTCCGCCCAAGCGCGCGGCGGGCCCACGTGCTCGTGGCACACCACGCCCGCCAGCGTGCCGTCGCGCCACACCGGCACGTCCAGCATCGCCCCGATCCCCAGCGGCTCCAGGTACGTCGCCGCGAGCTCGCGCGTGCGCGGGTCGGTGCGCGCGTCCTCGGCCGCGAGTGCGCGGCTCTCCGCCAGCGCCGCGAAGTACGCCGGATAGGCGCCCGAGGGGATGCGGACGCCGCTCTCGTGGTCGTCCTCCGCCCGCCGGTACAGCGCGGCGCACTCCATCACCTCGCCACCGTCGCGGAAGAGCCAGACGCCCACCCGCTCCACGTCCAGCGTGTGCGAGCCGGAGCGCGTCACCTCGCGCAGCAGGCCGTCCAGGTCCGCCTCGTCCAGCCGCGCCAGCTGCACCAGCGCGGCGTTCTGGCGCGCCGTGCGGGCGGCGTACGCGGCGCGGGCGGCCTCGGCGCGGTCCTGCAGCGCCACCATCTCCTGCAAGCGTCGCAGCTGCCGCCGGAGCTCAAGCTGGCCCATCGCCTGGCGTGCCAGCGTGCGCAGCGCCTCCAGCTGCTCGGAGGAGAGGTTCCGGGGAACACGATCCACCACGCACAGCGTGCCCAGCCCGTGCCCCTCGGGCGTGACAAGCGGCGCGCCGGCGTAGAAGCGGACGTATGGAATGGAGAGGACGAGCGGGTTGGTCGAGAAGCGCTCGTCCTCCAGCGTGTCGGTCACCACGAAGAGCCCCGGCCGCTCGATGGCGTGCGCGCAGAACGAAAGCTCCCGCGGCGTCTCGGCGATGTCGATGCCCACGCGGCTCTTGAACCACTGCCGCTCGCCGTCCACCAGCGTGAGCAGCGCCATGGGCGTCCCGCAGATCTGCGAGGCGAGCCGCGTCAGCGAGTCGAATTCGGGCTCGGGAGGGGTGTCCAGCACGCCGTAGCCGCGAAGCGCGGCCAGGCGTTCCTGCTCGTGCGGAAGAACGGGTGCTTCCATGCCACACCTGAGGTGCGGGGGCGACACACGGCCGGGAACGCCCCTCCCGCGCCGCCGCAGCCAGGTTGCGGGCGGGGGCGCGGGCGGGCGGACTTTTCCGGGCACGTGGCGGCTCGCGGCGCCGGAACGGACGGTTGGAAGCGCAGGAGCAGCGCCGCGGACGAGCAAGGGGCGTGCTGCTTTCGGCAGATGGACGGCAGGCGTTCCGACCCGGCCGATAGACGCACGAAGGTCCGCCGGATGCCCCGACGAAGGTGGCGTCCAGCGGACCTCGATGCGCCGTCGTCAGAACGGCGAGATGGGCGATGGGCGGCTCGGAATCCCCGCGGATCGACGGACCGCTCTAGTCGATCGCCGGCGTTCCCAGCGAGCGCAGCAGGTCGGAGGCGGACGATTGCACCGCGTTCCAGTCCGGCGCACCATCACCCGAGGTGGCCCGGGCGAGGGACCGTGCGCTCTCGCGCGCTGGCGTTTCGAGCGACGGAAGGCCGACCGCCCGCTTCAACGCCGCCTCACTCCGGCGCGAGTGGAAGAACGCCGCGTCCCGCCGCGCAGCGGCGATGCGAGCCGCTTCCGCCCAGGCGCCAAGGCGGTAGTGGTCCGCGTCGGAGAGGTCGGCGATGGACTCGCGGGCGGTGGCGAGCAGCGGCTCGGTCTCGGCGGGGGGGGCGCCGGCGTGGTCGGCGAGCGAGCGGAAGGATGCTGACGCGGGGCCGCCGCCGGGTACGTCGTCCAGCATGCGGGCGGCCTCATCTGCCCAGTCGCGGACGCGGGGATCGCGGGTGCGGA from Longimicrobiaceae bacterium carries:
- a CDS encoding PAS domain S-box protein — protein: MEAPVLPHEQERLAALRGYGVLDTPPEPEFDSLTRLASQICGTPMALLTLVDGERQWFKSRVGIDIAETPRELSFCAHAIERPGLFVVTDTLEDERFSTNPLVLSIPYVRFYAGAPLVTPEGHGLGTLCVVDRVPRNLSSEQLEALRTLARQAMGQLELRRQLRRLQEMVALQDRAEAARAAYAARTARQNAALVQLARLDEADLDGLLREVTRSGSHTLDVERVGVWLFRDGGEVMECAALYRRAEDDHESGVRIPSGAYPAYFAALAESRALAAEDARTDPRTRELAATYLEPLGIGAMLDVPVWRDGTLAGVVCHEHVGPPRAWADDERRFAADLADVVTIALQAHDRRRAEEDLLRARVRAAAVMRAALDCVVVMGADGRVLDFNPAAEATFGYTAAEAMGRDARDLIVPERLRDAAGRYLAEAGGQVLGRRLETTGMRKDGTELPLEMTLTRVPLDGPPIFTAHLRDITERVEGAAALDRSVSLLRATLESTADGLLAVDHAGAVLASNAKFAEMWGLSPNTVKAGDGAALAGACEKVVDAEAFMARICELYGCPEAESFDEIRLRDGRVLERYSQPQRVNGETVGRVWSFRDVTERRHAEADARSTAERMRAVASAAAAVVGAASRAELRQVLEEACRRVLSFDAFFIFGYDAGAHTFTGFGGHDAGVYSPPDVSSAAAGTPGERVVRERRSLLTLSSADPAGKGAEPAGTGRRAESAIRTPIVAGDEVLGIVSVQSYTPGLYGPRDVEVVEALASLAATALRNLRLTEERSAAQDALRRSESRFRALFEQFPFSIQIFSPQGRTLEVNRAWERMFGMGVDDVRGFNPLDDPQLREIAPLVRRGFEGRGGDLPPTLFDAGLAVRTRARPASNGSAGSPASTAEPRPSRSDDTTASAEAIGASESADAALSPESTEVAAESTEVTASPDSTEPIASTESPGSAESASSVGWAASTEAAASSESVASTEWTRTEDAGASAESAGVGDAGASMEATPSAESIGEAGCVDVVASTDAGPTAERAVMAAVVSEIAETSGEEAAASARSPAVDGETEDADAPAERADGRRAAERRAVGPRWIKASICPVKDEAGAIAEVILVHQDVTVERDAERALREARDELERRVEERTAELAETNMAMEEEIAERARAEEELVQKSAELEAVFHALPDLYIRMEPDGTIRDCQAGNDAARYATPAEYVGRRITEVLPPGPAAQMADALRRTVECGSLVQAEYALPADDGAREFEARLLPLEAGGQVVAVVREITERKGWERELKRREEHFRTLIENGTDLIAIIDRAGVTRYLSPSATRLLGWDTAERVGRSSVEMVHPDDREKVASLRDYALAHPGESFEVEYRYRHGDGSWRVFEAAARTLLPESGDEGLVVNAR